Proteins from one Desulfonema limicola genomic window:
- a CDS encoding efflux RND transporter permease subunit: MDYVRYSIEKPVTVAVAVIMVVMFGIIGLKKLPVQLTPDVEEPKITVRTLWAGATPYEIEKEIIEKQEDVLKGVKNLIKMESSSYNNYGEISLTFKVGTDLDNSLLRVSNKLNEVSGYPENTDNPSIDAAGAQSSPVIWTMLKMKSGDPSEIVKYQTFFENEIRQKLERVQGVGALFVGGGIEKQLHIIVDTEKMARHNVTINEVIAKVRGANKNESAGILGVGKKDYRLRTTSQFENVEDPLDVVIFDNGVSRVKLGDIARTEYGYEKPSVSVMQNAVEGIVVAVRKEPGTNVIELISRLKAVVDDLNENLLADNNLYLHWIYDEAPYINKAIDIVKQNVVIGGLLAICVLLVFLRSLSATITTAVAIPISAMGTFIFLWIFNRNFNVVSLAGISFAVGMLVDNSIVVLENIDRHRKMGKQAFSACYDGAKEVWGAVFASTVTTVAVFVPVIFIEQESGQLFRDIAIAITFSIILSLFVSVGVIPSVLNQFYKRRPLKTNNNNSNNGIISRTGSFFAGAIMFLSDFFLKNTITRLACILIFTFLSLSLVAWLVPKAEYLPQGNRNLVLGILIPPPGSSVEKRKAVGNYIYEQAGPNMKEDNLNGIPRIKEMFYVGTTDLNLFGAVSAHDTRGREMLPLFNRIINSIPDMFGISIQAGIFQSDIGGGRSIDVNIAGEKLEDIIAAARVLYGGIMGKVQGSQVRPVPSLEISYPEVNIIPDKEKLAASGLTESELGIYADILMDGRKIDEFKPEGIKQIDLVLKGDDLIFQTPEDILSGLIVNRYGNLIRIGDVSTLKYTQGMTQVNHLERKRTIKLQVTPPADMPLQGAIETIENDLISPMIKSGTIKNVNITIGGNADKLIQTREALQWNFLLAIVITYLLMSALFENFFYPFIILFTIPLAAAGGFAGLSLVNIFIAPQGFDVLTMLGFIILVGTVVNNAILIVHQSLNNVRYEDMEGVAAISESVKTRIRPIFMSAATSILGLFPLVVSTGSGSELYRGLGSVLLGGLALSTIFTLFVIPSFLAFFIIFEKSRQ; encoded by the coding sequence ATGGATTATGTAAGATATTCAATTGAAAAGCCTGTTACAGTGGCTGTAGCTGTTATCATGGTGGTCATGTTTGGAATAATCGGGTTAAAAAAACTGCCTGTTCAGCTTACCCCGGATGTTGAAGAACCCAAGATTACAGTCCGCACCCTGTGGGCAGGAGCTACGCCCTATGAGATTGAAAAGGAGATTATTGAAAAACAGGAAGATGTTCTAAAAGGTGTCAAGAATCTCATTAAAATGGAAAGCTCAAGCTATAATAATTATGGTGAAATCTCTTTAACCTTTAAGGTGGGAACTGATCTTGACAATTCCCTGCTCAGGGTATCCAATAAACTTAATGAGGTATCAGGTTATCCTGAAAATACTGATAATCCTTCCATTGACGCAGCAGGAGCGCAAAGCAGCCCTGTTATCTGGACAATGCTCAAGATGAAATCAGGGGATCCGTCCGAGATTGTTAAATATCAAACCTTTTTTGAAAATGAAATCCGCCAGAAACTTGAGCGCGTCCAGGGAGTCGGGGCTCTTTTTGTGGGCGGGGGTATTGAAAAACAGCTTCATATAATTGTTGATACTGAAAAAATGGCCCGGCATAATGTTACCATAAACGAGGTTATTGCAAAGGTCAGAGGAGCCAATAAAAATGAATCTGCAGGTATTTTGGGAGTAGGTAAAAAGGATTACAGGCTCAGAACCACAAGCCAGTTTGAAAATGTTGAAGATCCTCTTGATGTTGTAATTTTCGACAACGGGGTCAGCAGGGTTAAACTGGGAGACATTGCCAGGACCGAGTATGGTTATGAAAAACCAAGTGTATCTGTTATGCAGAATGCTGTAGAAGGCATTGTTGTTGCAGTCAGGAAAGAACCTGGAACCAATGTTATAGAGCTTATAAGCCGCCTTAAAGCTGTTGTTGACGATCTTAATGAAAATCTTTTGGCAGACAACAACCTTTATCTTCACTGGATCTATGATGAAGCTCCTTATATTAACAAGGCAATTGATATTGTTAAGCAGAATGTGGTTATCGGAGGACTGCTGGCTATTTGCGTGCTTCTTGTTTTTTTAAGAAGTTTAAGTGCTACAATAACAACAGCAGTGGCAATCCCCATATCTGCCATGGGAACCTTTATATTTTTATGGATATTTAACAGGAATTTCAATGTGGTCAGCCTTGCGGGCATTTCCTTTGCCGTGGGAATGCTGGTTGACAACTCCATTGTGGTTCTTGAAAATATTGACAGACACAGGAAAATGGGCAAACAGGCCTTTTCTGCATGTTATGACGGGGCAAAAGAGGTCTGGGGAGCTGTATTTGCTTCAACAGTTACTACTGTGGCAGTATTTGTTCCTGTTATTTTCATAGAACAGGAATCAGGTCAGTTATTCCGGGATATTGCCATAGCCATTACATTTTCAATAATTTTAAGCCTTTTTGTTTCCGTAGGTGTAATACCCTCGGTATTAAACCAGTTTTATAAAAGACGGCCATTAAAAACCAACAATAACAATTCCAATAATGGTATTATCAGCAGGACAGGAAGTTTTTTTGCTGGTGCAATTATGTTTCTATCTGATTTTTTCCTGAAAAACACCATTACCAGGCTGGCATGTATCCTGATTTTTACCTTCCTGTCTCTTTCCCTTGTTGCATGGCTTGTTCCAAAAGCAGAATATCTTCCCCAGGGAAACCGCAACCTGGTTCTCGGCATTTTAATCCCTCCTCCTGGTTCCTCGGTTGAAAAGCGCAAGGCTGTTGGTAATTATATTTATGAGCAGGCAGGCCCCAACATGAAGGAAGATAATTTAAACGGCATTCCCAGGATCAAAGAAATGTTTTATGTCGGGACTACAGACCTTAACCTGTTTGGTGCAGTAAGTGCCCATGATACAAGGGGCAGGGAGATGCTTCCCCTGTTTAACAGGATTATCAATTCCATTCCAGATATGTTTGGAATCAGTATCCAGGCTGGAATATTTCAAAGCGATATTGGCGGAGGCCGCAGTATTGATGTTAATATTGCAGGAGAAAAATTAGAAGACATAATTGCTGCTGCCCGTGTGCTTTACGGCGGTATTATGGGAAAAGTCCAGGGCAGTCAGGTAAGGCCCGTTCCTTCACTTGAAATCAGCTATCCTGAAGTAAATATTATTCCTGACAAGGAAAAACTTGCTGCCAGCGGTCTTACCGAGTCAGAGCTTGGCATTTATGCTGATATTTTGATGGACGGCCGTAAAATAGATGAATTCAAGCCCGAAGGCATTAAGCAGATTGATCTTGTTCTTAAAGGAGATGATCTTATCTTTCAAACCCCTGAAGATATATTAAGCGGTCTTATTGTAAACAGATACGGAAACCTTATCCGAATAGGCGATGTTTCGACCCTCAAATATACCCAGGGAATGACCCAGGTAAATCACCTGGAAAGAAAAAGAACTATTAAGCTTCAGGTAACCCCTCCTGCAGACATGCCCCTTCAGGGTGCTATTGAAACCATTGAAAATGATTTAATATCCCCGATGATAAAGTCAGGAACCATAAAAAACGTAAATATAACAATAGGCGGCAATGCAGATAAACTGATTCAGACCAGGGAAGCCCTCCAGTGGAACTTCCTTCTTGCCATAGTTATTACCTATCTGCTCATGTCAGCTTTGTTTGAAAACTTTTTTTATCCTTTTATCATACTTTTTACAATTCCCCTGGCTGCTGCCGGAGGTTTTGCAGGTCTTTCCCTGGTCAATATCTTTATAGCACCCCAGGGCTTTGACGTGCTTACCATGCTTGGTTTTATCATCCTGGTCGGTACTGTGGTAAATAATGCCATTCTCATTGTCCATCAGTCCCTTAATAATGTTCGATACGAAGACATGGAAGGAGTAGCGGCAATATCCGAATCTGTTAAAACCAGGATCCGCCCCATATTTATGAGTGCTGCAACCAGTATCTTAGGTCTTTTTCCCCTGGTTGTTTCAACCGGTTCAGGAAGCGAGCTTTACAGGGGGCTGGGCAGTGTTCTCCTGGGAGGACTGGCTTTGTCAACTATATTTACACTCTTTGTCATACCTTCGTTTCTGGCATTTTTCATAATTTTTGAAAAGTCAAGGCAATAG
- a CDS encoding efflux RND transporter periplasmic adaptor subunit has protein sequence MKLIQIILVLLLSASTLYAQGEQPPAKVKTASVSENIGAENAGLIGVLYFDQVSNISTEVPGMAQEVSFREGDKVRQGDVLIKINTDFLDKDIDMQEKRIEQADVRIRKTARNLQRYRKLFKSDAASEIDYDNLNFSHQELIKERETLRTSLAKIVLQKSKCVIKAPFDGIILEKNVGTGDWLIPGRMLCRAGSAKDLFVRVPVAETIVRYVEKNDPVDVVINAYEKKLTGIIEGILPVADEKTKNISLKIRLGDIDDIPFAVAENMSVTVYVPVSEKKKLGIIPRDALIKFQGKDFVYTVKDGKAAIVPVNIVSFMGENIGTDSPHIKPGMQVIVDGNERLKPDQPVEIAGEK, from the coding sequence ATGAAATTAATACAGATAATTCTGGTATTGCTTCTGTCAGCTTCAACTCTATATGCCCAGGGAGAACAGCCCCCGGCAAAGGTAAAGACTGCCAGTGTCAGTGAAAATATCGGGGCTGAAAATGCAGGTTTAATCGGGGTTCTTTATTTTGATCAGGTCAGCAATATTTCCACTGAAGTACCTGGAATGGCTCAAGAAGTATCTTTCAGGGAAGGAGATAAGGTCAGGCAGGGCGATGTACTGATTAAGATTAATACGGATTTTCTTGATAAAGACATTGACATGCAGGAAAAAAGGATAGAGCAGGCAGATGTTCGGATAAGAAAAACTGCAAGAAACCTCCAGCGATACAGAAAGCTTTTTAAAAGCGATGCTGCAAGCGAGATTGATTATGACAATCTGAATTTTTCACACCAGGAATTGATTAAGGAACGCGAAACCCTGCGCACCAGCCTGGCTAAAATCGTTCTTCAAAAATCCAAATGTGTTATAAAAGCACCTTTTGACGGGATTATCCTGGAAAAAAATGTAGGCACAGGAGACTGGCTGATACCAGGCAGAATGCTCTGCCGTGCCGGTTCTGCAAAAGACCTGTTTGTCAGGGTTCCTGTTGCAGAAACAATTGTAAGATATGTTGAAAAAAATGATCCTGTTGATGTGGTAATTAATGCTTATGAAAAAAAACTCACAGGTATTATAGAAGGTATTTTACCTGTGGCTGATGAAAAAACCAAAAACATATCCTTGAAAATAAGGCTGGGCGATATTGACGATATACCTTTTGCAGTAGCTGAAAACATGTCTGTTACTGTTTATGTGCCTGTAAGCGAAAAAAAGAAACTGGGCATTATTCCCAGGGATGCCTTGATAAAATTCCAGGGAAAGGATTTTGTTTATACTGTTAAGGACGGCAAGGCTGCTATTGTGCCTGTTAATATTGTTTCGTTTATGGGTGAAAACATAGGAACCGACAGCCCCCATATAAAACCCGGTATGCAGGTTATTGTTGATGGAAATGAGCGTTTAAAACCAGACCAGCCGGTTGAGATTGCAGGAGAAAAATAA
- a CDS encoding DEAD/DEAH box helicase codes for MLNLDREYIRKNIAYSDIIFKRGTHIYEHGAFACAESNPDIGHFVYNIDGTYGDYTAQVQIFDEDVNTDCDCPYPGKGCKHTVAVLLDVIDRLKGWQNAGKDKIKQEMQQERFLSSEEIKEQALEDRKKRALSEDFTIELGDMYKGEHIVETPLGKQYQVTIHNPVTGQGHCSCPDFETNKLNTCKHLIRLSSYLNKKHDLKKRMKEELFPFIDIFWDSVHEMPRLFCERPEKEIIDIKNLLSNYFDTQGLFKKNFTEFIDFLSGIKGNKRVRIQEIVLKRLDYELLNQQLEKLSKTEMPGLSMIKGSLYPYQEEGIRFGLYKRAALIGDEMGLGKTLQSIAIGILKKQIFGFEQILVITAASLKEQWKREIEKFSDEKAVIVAGDPVKRRNIYETDKTLFKITNYEAVLRDVTIISALKPDLVILDEAQRIKNFTTKTADAVKCLPKKHALVLTGTPLENKLEDVYSIIQFLDPYLLSPLWKFAGDHFMISRDKKGKILGYHNLDDLQKKLKPIVIRRKKKEVLSELPDEIINNYFLELSDQQAKIHTGYLQLLMPLLHKKFLTPMDLHHIQVLLLKMRMVCDSTYLIDRKTNISPKLKELEGILDELVVENKRKVVVFSEWTTMTFLIAKYLSDTGIKFVELSGKIPVVKRQALIDEFTNNPECMVFLSTDAGGTGLNLQAADCVINFELPWNPARMNQRIGRVSRIGQESSCINIVNLIAKNSIEEKILAGIQLKTRLFEGVFEDGPDKVEFSNAKRVEMLNKLRELMGETALLPVDEPRAGEEIPEDTPHFLNPEVMNKEDHCLAYESEEEYPDMPAGDENRVAAQSLDDKESVSILESQSPEKIENVLNSGMQFISGLMEMATGQKVKPVEGDDSRMVRIDRQTGEVTMKFKLPGF; via the coding sequence ATGCTGAACCTGGACAGGGAATATATCCGCAAAAATATTGCATATTCTGATATTATTTTTAAAAGAGGCACTCATATTTATGAACATGGAGCTTTTGCATGTGCAGAAAGCAATCCTGATATCGGCCATTTTGTTTATAATATTGACGGCACTTACGGGGATTATACTGCACAAGTTCAGATTTTTGATGAAGATGTCAATACAGACTGCGACTGTCCCTATCCAGGCAAAGGATGCAAGCATACAGTTGCAGTGCTTTTAGATGTAATAGACAGGCTGAAAGGCTGGCAGAATGCAGGAAAAGATAAAATAAAACAGGAGATGCAGCAGGAAAGATTTCTTTCTTCAGAAGAGATAAAAGAACAGGCACTTGAAGACCGGAAAAAAAGAGCATTAAGCGAAGATTTCACCATTGAACTTGGGGACATGTACAAAGGTGAACATATCGTGGAAACACCTCTGGGAAAACAATACCAGGTTACAATTCATAATCCTGTTACAGGTCAGGGGCATTGTTCATGCCCTGATTTTGAAACAAACAAGCTTAATACATGCAAACACCTTATAAGGCTTTCAAGTTATTTAAACAAAAAACATGATCTTAAAAAAAGAATGAAAGAAGAACTTTTTCCTTTTATAGACATTTTCTGGGATTCTGTGCATGAAATGCCAAGATTATTCTGTGAGCGTCCTGAAAAAGAAATCATAGATATTAAAAATCTGCTTAGTAATTATTTTGATACCCAGGGCTTGTTTAAAAAGAATTTCACTGAGTTTATTGATTTTCTTTCCGGTATTAAAGGAAATAAGCGGGTTCGGATCCAGGAAATAGTTCTTAAAAGGCTTGATTATGAACTTTTGAACCAGCAGCTTGAAAAATTATCTAAAACCGAGATGCCAGGCTTGTCAATGATAAAAGGCAGTCTTTATCCATACCAGGAAGAAGGCATTCGTTTCGGCCTTTATAAACGTGCAGCTCTTATAGGGGATGAAATGGGTCTGGGTAAAACCCTTCAGTCCATTGCTATTGGAATATTAAAAAAACAAATATTTGGATTTGAACAAATCCTGGTCATTACCGCAGCATCCCTTAAAGAACAATGGAAGCGGGAGATTGAAAAATTTTCTGATGAAAAAGCTGTGATTGTTGCAGGAGATCCCGTCAAGCGCCGCAATATTTATGAAACTGATAAAACCCTTTTTAAAATCACAAACTATGAAGCTGTTCTTCGTGATGTTACTATAATTTCAGCACTAAAACCTGACCTGGTAATCCTGGACGAAGCCCAGCGTATAAAAAACTTTACAACAAAAACTGCTGATGCGGTTAAATGCCTTCCAAAAAAACATGCTCTTGTTCTTACAGGCACCCCCCTGGAAAACAAGCTGGAGGATGTTTATTCCATTATCCAGTTTCTTGACCCTTATTTGCTTTCTCCTTTATGGAAATTTGCAGGAGATCATTTTATGATAAGCAGGGATAAAAAGGGTAAGATTTTAGGATACCATAACCTGGATGATCTTCAGAAAAAACTTAAACCCATTGTTATCAGAAGAAAAAAAAAAGAGGTACTTTCAGAGCTGCCTGACGAGATAATTAATAATTATTTTCTGGAGCTTAGTGATCAACAGGCAAAAATACACACAGGCTACCTGCAGCTTCTTATGCCCCTGTTACATAAAAAATTTCTTACACCTATGGATCTTCATCATATCCAGGTATTGCTGCTGAAAATGCGCATGGTCTGCGATTCTACCTACCTGATTGACCGTAAAACCAATATATCACCCAAACTGAAAGAGCTTGAAGGCATTCTTGACGAACTGGTTGTTGAAAACAAGCGAAAGGTTGTAGTGTTCAGTGAATGGACAACCATGACCTTTCTTATAGCCAAATATCTGTCTGACACAGGGATTAAATTTGTAGAATTATCCGGCAAAATCCCGGTTGTAAAGCGTCAGGCTCTTATTGATGAATTTACCAATAACCCGGAGTGTATGGTATTTCTGTCCACAGATGCAGGAGGTACGGGCCTTAATCTTCAGGCTGCAGATTGTGTAATTAATTTCGAGCTTCCCTGGAATCCTGCCAGGATGAACCAGAGGATTGGGCGGGTAAGCAGGATCGGACAGGAAAGCAGCTGCATTAATATTGTTAATCTTATAGCAAAAAACAGTATTGAAGAAAAGATTCTTGCAGGGATTCAATTAAAAACCAGACTTTTTGAAGGCGTGTTTGAGGACGGGCCTGACAAGGTTGAGTTTTCCAATGCTAAAAGGGTTGAAATGCTTAACAAACTTCGGGAACTTATGGGGGAAACAGCTCTTCTGCCTGTTGATGAACCCAGAGCCGGGGAAGAAATACCTGAAGATACACCCCATTTTCTTAATCCTGAAGTTATGAACAAAGAAGATCACTGCCTGGCATATGAATCCGAGGAAGAATACCCTGATATGCCGGCTGGTGATGAAAACCGTGTTGCAGCACAAAGCCTGGACGATAAGGAGTCTGTCTCTATCCTGGAATCCCAGTCCCCTGAAAAGATTGAAAATGTTCTTAATTCGGGTATGCAGTTCATAAGCGGACTTATGGAAATGGCAACAGGCCAAAAGGTTAAACCTGTTGAAGGTGATGACAGCCGCATGGTTCGTATTGATAGACAAACTGGTGAGGTTACCATGAAATTTAAACTGCCGGGTTTTTAA